One genomic region from Enterobacter hormaechei ATCC 49162 encodes:
- a CDS encoding recombination protein NinG produces the protein MRKPSRRKCKVCGEYFVPKFHDVRIRWCSPEHGAILAMEEREKEKVKAAAKRIKERKEKERADRRDLKARKVALKTKPQWRSEAQTAFNRYVRLRDAGKPCISCGRLPEQKFGGTMDCGHYRTRGAAAHLAFNLHNTAAQCVYCNRDRDGAQKAFEQGLIERIGAEKVEVINNDNSVRRFDIPYLQRIKSIFTRKARALEKRRARRQEAA, from the coding sequence ATGCGTAAACCATCCCGCCGTAAGTGCAAAGTATGCGGTGAATACTTCGTGCCGAAATTCCACGACGTCCGGATCCGCTGGTGCAGCCCGGAACACGGAGCAATCCTCGCAATGGAAGAACGCGAGAAGGAGAAGGTGAAAGCCGCAGCTAAGCGCATCAAGGAGCGCAAAGAGAAAGAGCGGGCGGATCGCCGGGACCTGAAAGCGAGAAAGGTGGCGCTAAAAACGAAACCGCAGTGGAGATCTGAAGCGCAGACAGCTTTCAATCGGTACGTCCGTCTGAGGGATGCTGGTAAGCCGTGCATCAGCTGCGGCAGGCTGCCGGAGCAGAAGTTTGGCGGAACCATGGACTGCGGCCACTACCGCACCCGCGGAGCAGCGGCGCACCTGGCTTTCAATCTTCACAATACCGCTGCCCAGTGTGTCTATTGCAACCGGGATCGGGACGGCGCGCAAAAGGCATTTGAACAGGGCCTTATTGAGCGCATCGGTGCCGAAAAAGTTGAAGTGATAAACAACGACAATTCCGTCCGCCGGTTCGACATCCCATACCTGCAGCGCATCAAATCCATTTTCACACGCAAAGCCCGCGCTCTGGAAAAACGCCGTGCCCGCCGACAGGAGGCCGCATGA
- a CDS encoding IS3-like element ISEc52 family transposase (programmed frameshift), with protein sequence MKKRNFSAEFKRESAQLVVDQNYTVADAASAMDVGLSTMTRWVKQLRDERQGKTPKASPITPEQIEIRELRKKLQRIEMENEIFKKGYRALDVRLPEQFSIIGKLRARYPVATLCHVFGVHRSSYKYWKNRPEKPDGRRAVLRSQVLELHGISHGSAGARSIATMATQRGYQMGRWLAGRLMKELGLVSCQQPTHRYKRGGHEHVAIPNHLERQFAVTEPNQVWCGDVTYIWTGKRWAYLAVVLDLFARKPVGWAMSFSPDSRLTMKALEMAWETRGKPVGVMFHSDQGSHYTSRQFRQLLWRYRIRQSMSRRGNCWDNSPMERFFRSLKNEWVPATGYVSFSDAAHAITDYIVGYYSALRPHEYNGGLTPNESENRYWKNSNAVASFC encoded by the exons ATGAAAAAAAGAAATTTCAGCGCAGAGTTTAAACGCGAATCCGCTCAACTGGTCGTTGACCAGAACTACACCGTGGCAGATGCAGCCAGCGCTATGGATGTCGGCCTTTCCACAATGACGCGATGGGTGAAACAATTACGTGATGAACGGCAGGGCAAAACACCAAAAGCCTCCCCCATTACCCCGGAACAAATTGAAATCCGTGAGCTCAGGAAAAAGCTACAACGTATTGAAATGGAAAATGAAATAT TTAAAAAAGGCTACCGCGCTCTTGATGTCAGACTCCCTGAACAGTTCTCGATAATCGGGAAACTCAGGGCGCGTTATCCTGTGGCCACTCTCTGCCATGTGTTCGGGGTTCATCGCAGCAGCTACAAATACTGGAAAAACCGTCCTGAAAAGCCAGACGGCAGACGGGCTGTATTACGCAGTCAGGTACTTGAACTGCATGGCATCAGCCACGGCTCTGCCGGAGCAAGAAGCATCGCCACAATGGCAACCCAGAGAGGTTACCAAATGGGGCGCTGGCTTGCTGGCAGACTCATGAAAGAGCTGGGGCTGGTCAGTTGCCAGCAGCCGACTCACCGGTATAAGCGTGGCGGTCATGAGCACGTTGCTATCCCGAATCATCTTGAGCGACAGTTCGCCGTAACGGAACCAAATCAGGTGTGGTGCGGTGATGTGACCTATATCTGGACGGGTAAGCGCTGGGCGTACCTCGCCGTTGTTCTCGACCTGTTCGCAAGAAAGCCAGTGGGCTGGGCCATGTCGTTCTCGCCGGACAGCAGGCTCACCATGAAAGCACTGGAAATGGCATGGGAAACCCGTGGTAAGCCCGTCGGGGTGATGTTCCACAGCGATCAAGGCAGCCATTATACGAGCAGGCAGTTCCGGCAGTTACTGTGGCGATACCGGATCAGGCAGAGTATGAGTCGGCGTGGAAACTGCTGGGATAACAGCCCAATGGAGCGCTTCTTCAGGAGTCTGAAGAACGAATGGGTGCCGGCGACGGGCTATGTAAGCTTCAGCGATGCAGCTCACGCAATAACGGACTATATCGTTGGATATTACAGCGCACTAAGACCGCACGAATATAATGGTGGGTTAACGCCAAACGAATCAGAAAACCGATACTGGAAAAACTCTAACGCGGTGGCCAGTTTTTGTTGA
- a CDS encoding NinE family protein, which translates to MSTPLSRVITNEIFRVPARRQRKPEVKPSDIPTMKDYTARLVDQKWLRLAARRKSS; encoded by the coding sequence ATGTCTACTCCACTTTCTCGCGTCATCACAAACGAAATCTTCCGCGTCCCGGCGCGCCGCCAGCGCAAGCCAGAGGTTAAGCCGTCCGACATCCCTACCATGAAAGACTACACCGCCCGCCTGGTGGATCAGAAATGGCTGCGTCTCGCGGCGAGGAGGAAATCATCATGA
- a CDS encoding YbcN family protein, which yields MTLPVDGIKLHRGNFAAIGQQIQPLLDAGQCFRLQVKPWREKRSLSQNALSHMWYTEISDYLIARGKAFATPEWVKDAMKHTYLGYESKDRVDVVSGEVTTVQSLRHTSELETGEMYIFLCKVEAWAMNIGCHLTIPQSCEYQQLRDKQEA from the coding sequence ATGACTCTGCCAGTAGACGGCATCAAACTCCATCGCGGCAACTTCGCGGCCATAGGCCAGCAGATTCAGCCATTGCTGGATGCCGGGCAATGCTTCCGCCTGCAGGTGAAGCCGTGGCGCGAGAAGCGCAGCCTGTCGCAGAACGCTCTCAGCCACATGTGGTACACGGAAATCAGCGACTACCTCATCGCCCGCGGTAAGGCCTTCGCTACGCCTGAGTGGGTTAAAGACGCGATGAAGCACACCTATCTCGGCTACGAAAGCAAGGACCGGGTAGACGTCGTGTCCGGCGAGGTCACCACGGTCCAATCTCTCCGCCATACGTCCGAGCTGGAAACCGGCGAGATGTACATTTTTCTGTGCAAAGTCGAAGCCTGGGCGATGAATATCGGCTGCCACCTGACCATTCCGCAGAGCTGTGAATACCAGCAACTGCGCGATAAGCAGGAGGCATGA
- a CDS encoding DNA polymerase III subunit theta, whose amino-acid sequence MSDWNIAAKPQEERDKVNVDLAASGVAYKERLNMPVIAEVVMREQPEHLRDYFLERLKFYREKSITLPKGSDPDYLNKEEVK is encoded by the coding sequence ATGTCAGACTGGAATATTGCTGCAAAGCCGCAGGAAGAACGTGACAAGGTTAATGTTGACCTGGCAGCCTCCGGCGTGGCCTACAAAGAGCGCCTGAACATGCCGGTTATCGCTGAGGTGGTGATGCGAGAGCAACCGGAGCATTTGCGGGACTACTTCCTTGAGCGCCTTAAGTTTTATCGCGAGAAGTCGATAACTTTACCGAAAGGTAGTGATCCCGATTATTTAAACAAGGAGGAAGTAAAATGA
- a CDS encoding tyrosine-type recombinase/integrase has product MELSLGTLRRYDCHLTTTIETIGEHRHIGSLNTEDILSARKELLNGWQKTRHGLNHPPKKGRSVPTVNSYMACLGGMLSFAFKSGYLKTDLMAGITPLAKERPIPDPLTSDEYQRVVAACPTLQFQNMVIFAVNTGVRHGELSALAWEDVDTVNWTVTVSRNYSMKGNFTLPKTNAGIRTIQLTQPAIDALKAQMPLTRMMASHKVSVSLREYKKKRTDECTFIFSPSITSMNGKKTMCYVPGSINSAWRTALRRAGVRQRRSYETRNTYACWALVAGANPNFVAHQMGHSSAQMLFTVYGKWMTENNHDQVGILNASFTQNAPLMPHRKTA; this is encoded by the coding sequence ATGGAGCTTAGCCTCGGGACGTTGAGGCGTTACGATTGCCACCTCACAACCACTATCGAAACAATTGGTGAGCACAGGCATATCGGCAGCCTGAACACTGAAGATATCCTTAGTGCCAGGAAGGAGCTACTGAACGGCTGGCAGAAGACCAGACATGGCCTAAATCATCCACCCAAAAAGGGAAGAAGCGTTCCTACAGTCAATAGCTATATGGCATGCCTTGGCGGGATGCTGAGCTTTGCTTTCAAAAGTGGCTACCTGAAAACCGATCTGATGGCAGGTATTACCCCTCTCGCAAAAGAAAGACCCATTCCAGATCCTCTTACTTCTGATGAGTATCAGAGAGTGGTTGCGGCCTGCCCAACGCTACAGTTTCAGAATATGGTTATCTTTGCGGTAAATACAGGCGTCAGGCATGGGGAGCTTAGCGCATTAGCCTGGGAGGATGTGGACACTGTTAACTGGACAGTTACAGTGTCACGTAACTATTCCATGAAGGGTAACTTCACCCTGCCCAAAACCAATGCCGGGATTCGGACTATACAGTTGACCCAGCCAGCAATTGACGCGCTTAAAGCGCAGATGCCACTGACCAGAATGATGGCATCCCACAAGGTAAGCGTCAGCCTACGGGAATACAAAAAAAAGAGAACCGATGAATGCACCTTTATATTCTCGCCGTCCATTACTTCAATGAATGGTAAGAAGACGATGTGCTACGTCCCCGGGTCTATTAATTCGGCCTGGCGCACTGCCCTGCGTCGTGCAGGCGTCCGGCAAAGACGATCTTATGAAACCAGAAACACATATGCTTGCTGGGCACTGGTAGCTGGAGCGAATCCAAACTTCGTTGCGCACCAGATGGGCCATTCGTCAGCGCAAATGCTCTTCACGGTTTACGGTAAATGGATGACCGAGAATAACCATGACCAGGTGGGCATTTTGAACGCATCATTTACTCAAAATGCCCCACTGATGCCCCATAGAAAAACCGCATAA